In the Ranitomeya imitator isolate aRanImi1 chromosome 2, aRanImi1.pri, whole genome shotgun sequence genome, gccacaggagagagctatacatccctgcacctccaatttagagttggtaaatctaccatctctaacattgtgaggtgtacatgtaccgtcatctggcagaagttgcagcccatggtgatgccttccccaaccgaggagacttggctgcaggttgcagcaggctttcagtctgtggccaatttcccaaactgcataggtgcagtcgatggtaaacatgttcgggttcagcagccaccacgatcaggatcacgcttctttaattataagaagtatttttcagtggtcctgatggcggtggctgatgcccagtacaaatttgttgccattgacgttggtgcctatggtagtactggggattctcgggtgttgcgaacgtcacagattgggatgcaaattcttcgagatggcggcacgctcccagccccacgacctttgccgggttccacacatccagtgcccttcgtgatggtatcggatgaggcgtttcccttaacgacaaccctgctgcgcccatacccacgaaggggactggatgcccgacgtaggatttttaattatcggctgagtcgtgcacgcagatatgtggaatgcacctttgggatcatgactagtcagtggaggatctttcacactgccattcagttggacacagacaccgttgatgctgtgataaaggcttgctgtgtactccacaactatgctcgtgagtacaacactgacgttgatgtggagtaccagcagccagtatttaatccagtggtca is a window encoding:
- the LOC138664466 gene encoding uncharacterized protein; this translates as MMSFPCPTLFFYHPPFWNLHIKMSGRAERRPDDSPRIQLRTPHRIAILGLMLLILNRHARQRRQRRRVQKRMWVHPLVEERTEKGHFHVLYNDLRRYPEKFISFCRLPIIAFDRLLTILAPHLTLQDTVMRKSISAEERLLITLRFLATGESYTSLHLQFRVGKSTISNIVRCTCTVIWQKLQPMVMPSPTEETWLQVAAGFQSVANFPNCIGAVDGKHVRVQQPPRSGSRFFNYKKYFSVVLMAVADAQYKFVAIDVGAYGSTGDSRVLRTSQIGMQILRDGGTLPAPRPLPGSTHPVPFVMVSDEAFPLTTTLLRPYPRRGLDARRRIFNYRLSRARRYVECTFGIMTSQWRIFHTAIQLDTDTVDAVIKACCVLHNYAREYNTDVDVEYQQPVFNPVVNGGLGRPSNSGVRVRESFTDYFMSPEGAVHWQYSCAGVEQPDQQRRMHLH